Proteins found in one Exiguobacterium sp. 9-2 genomic segment:
- the rsmH gene encoding 16S rRNA (cytosine(1402)-N(4))-methyltransferase RsmH, whose translation MFEHETVLKWESIEGLAIKPDGIYVDCTLGGAGHSEEIVKQLTTGHLYAFDQDDVALAHAAERLAAYEGRFTLIKSNFAYLKEQLAAHGVEKVDGILFDLGVSSPQLDEGERGFSYNHDARLDMRMDQSSPLSAYEVVNEWSYNDLVRIFFTYGEEKFSKQIARKIEKAREEQPIETTFELVELIKDAIPAPARRKGGHPAKRTFQAIRIAVNDELNVFDRAVHQAIDVLRVGGRLCVITFHSLEDRMCKQAIKEKSSLPELPPGLPMIPVEMEPELRLVTRKPITAGVEELDDNRRARSAKLRIAEKMKES comes from the coding sequence ATGTTTGAGCATGAAACGGTATTGAAATGGGAGTCAATCGAAGGACTCGCGATTAAACCCGACGGTATTTACGTCGATTGTACATTAGGTGGAGCAGGACATAGCGAAGAGATCGTCAAACAACTGACGACAGGTCATCTATACGCATTTGATCAAGATGATGTCGCCCTTGCTCATGCAGCAGAACGTCTCGCGGCGTATGAAGGTCGCTTTACTTTAATAAAGAGTAATTTTGCTTATCTAAAAGAGCAATTAGCAGCACATGGCGTCGAGAAAGTAGACGGCATCTTATTCGATCTTGGTGTCTCTTCACCACAATTAGACGAAGGGGAACGGGGATTTAGTTACAATCACGATGCACGTCTCGACATGCGCATGGATCAATCTTCTCCACTTTCTGCCTACGAAGTCGTCAATGAATGGTCTTACAATGATCTCGTACGTATCTTCTTTACATACGGGGAAGAGAAGTTCTCAAAACAAATTGCACGCAAAATCGAAAAAGCGCGGGAAGAGCAACCGATTGAGACGACGTTCGAACTCGTCGAATTGATCAAGGATGCGATTCCAGCACCAGCACGACGTAAAGGTGGTCACCCTGCGAAACGGACGTTCCAAGCGATCCGAATTGCCGTCAATGACGAATTGAACGTCTTTGACCGTGCGGTACACCAAGCAATTGATGTATTACGGGTTGGTGGACGTTTATGTGTCATTACGTTCCATTCACTTGAAGATCGCATGTGTAAACAGGCGATCAAAGAAAAATCATCACTACCCGAGCTTCCACCGGGATTGCCGATGATACCGGTCGAGATGGAGCCCGAACTCCGACTCGTCACACGCAAGCCGATTACAGCTGGTGTCGAAGAGCTGGATGATAATCGTCGCGCTCGATCGGCAAAATTACGAATCGCTGAAAAAATGAAAGAATCTTGA